A genomic region of Notamacropus eugenii isolate mMacEug1 chromosome 3, mMacEug1.pri_v2, whole genome shotgun sequence contains the following coding sequences:
- the LOC140532349 gene encoding uncharacterized protein: MVGTKPHLARSHLPSAPLAAPTLPPPWTPRGVPFFPPSFSPSLVGRQCRREALTSRDNRHVLRLPVTGGSPSPPVSKCPRAPQTRAVAPHLGPQRPHAHLGGRHAQLDAVRTGAGRVLGNGRLRAHCLPGAWSHVPGWGGAGGPGLALIGCSSRHVTRRSPVRGGAEHVTQRGRGRKGPERRARAGPMHCPRLWRYKEKSDTVPAPKELLFYWETEWTQRRAGGDI; the protein is encoded by the exons ATGGTAGGCACCAAACCGCACCTCGCACGCAGCCACCTCCCCTCTGCACCCCTCGCCGCGCCCACCTTGCCCCCACCCTGGACCCCGAGGGGggtccccttctttcctccttccttcagtCCGTCTCTCGTGGGGCGGCAGTGCCGGCGAGAAGCCCTAACTAGCCGAGATAATCGACACGTCCTGCGCCTCCCAGTCACAGGGGGGTCTCCGTCTCCCCCGGTGTCCAAGTGCCCCCGGGCGCCCCAAACCCGTGCGGTCGCACCCCACCTGGGTCCCCAGCGCCCCCACGCTCACCTTGGCGGCCGCCATGCTCAGCTGGATGCGGTGCGGACAGGAGCCGGGCGCGTTCTCGGCAATGGGAGACTGCGCGCGCACTGCCTGCCCGGTGCCTGGAGTCACGTGCCCGGCTGGGGCGGGGCCGGCGGGCCGGGGCTAGCGCTAATTGGCTGCTCCAGCAGGCACGTGACCCGCCGCTCTCCAGTTCGGGGAGGTGCTGAGCACGTGACGCAAAGGGGGCGGGGGCGAAAGGGCCCTGAGAGAAGAGCGCGTGCAG GTCCCATGCATTGCCCaaggctctggagatacaaagaaaaaagtgatacaGTTCCTGCCCCCAAGGAACTTCTATTCTATTGGGAGACAGAATGGACACAGAGAAGAGCAGGGGGGGACATCTAA